One genomic region from Microcystis panniformis FACHB-1757 encodes:
- the gatB gene encoding Asp-tRNA(Asn)/Glu-tRNA(Gln) amidotransferase subunit GatB has product MSATEYEAIIGLETHCQLNTKSKIFCSCPTNFDSPPNTNVCPVCLGYPGVLPVLNQEVLASAVKLGLAIDGKITPHSKFDRKQYFYPDLPKNYQISQYDLPIVEQGQLEIEIVDKKTKEVSRKIIGITRLHMEEDAGKLVHAGSERLSGSTHSLVDFNRTGVPLLEIVSEPDLRTGTEAAEYAQELRRLVRYLGISDGNMQEGSLRCDVNISVRKKGTKKFGTKVEIKNMNSFSAIQKAIEYEIDRQIEAIKNGELIVQETRLWEEATQRTISMRKKEGSSDYRYFPEPDLPPLEVSPEQLKAWAEELPELPARKRRRYEEEFGLSAYDARVLTDDRTVAEYFETAVIAGANAKLVANWISQDIAAYLNNNKLTITEIALQAPDLAELVKLIETGTISGKIAKEILPELLTQGGSPKTLVEKKGLIQISDSSAIEKLIEEIIASHPSELEKFRAGKTNLKGFFVGQVMKKSGGKADPKLTSQILDQKLSG; this is encoded by the coding sequence ATGTCTGCCACTGAATACGAAGCAATTATCGGTTTAGAAACCCACTGTCAACTCAACACCAAAAGCAAGATATTTTGTTCCTGTCCTACCAACTTCGATAGTCCCCCCAATACTAACGTCTGTCCCGTCTGTTTGGGTTATCCGGGGGTATTACCCGTCCTTAACCAAGAAGTCCTGGCCAGTGCTGTTAAACTGGGATTAGCTATCGATGGTAAAATCACACCTCATAGCAAATTCGATCGCAAACAGTATTTTTATCCCGACCTGCCGAAAAATTATCAAATTTCCCAGTATGATCTCCCTATTGTCGAACAGGGTCAACTAGAAATCGAGATCGTCGATAAAAAAACTAAGGAAGTTAGCCGCAAAATTATCGGCATTACCCGTCTGCACATGGAAGAAGACGCGGGAAAACTGGTTCATGCTGGCAGCGAACGTCTCTCCGGTTCCACCCATTCCCTCGTGGATTTTAATCGTACAGGTGTACCATTATTGGAAATTGTCTCAGAACCGGATTTACGCACCGGCACCGAAGCGGCGGAATATGCCCAAGAATTACGGCGTTTAGTGCGTTATCTCGGCATCAGTGACGGTAATATGCAGGAAGGTTCCCTGCGCTGCGATGTCAATATTTCCGTTCGCAAAAAAGGCACTAAAAAGTTCGGGACTAAGGTAGAAATCAAAAATATGAACTCCTTTAGTGCTATCCAAAAAGCCATAGAATACGAGATCGATCGACAAATTGAAGCGATCAAAAATGGCGAACTGATCGTACAGGAAACCCGTCTTTGGGAAGAAGCTACTCAACGGACGATTAGTATGCGGAAAAAAGAAGGTTCTAGCGATTATCGCTATTTTCCCGAACCGGATTTACCCCCCCTAGAAGTCTCCCCCGAACAGTTAAAAGCTTGGGCGGAAGAATTACCGGAATTACCCGCTCGTAAACGTCGTCGTTATGAAGAAGAATTTGGTCTTTCCGCCTACGATGCCAGGGTTTTAACCGATGATCGCACCGTGGCTGAATATTTTGAAACTGCGGTAATTGCCGGGGCAAATGCGAAATTAGTCGCTAACTGGATCAGTCAAGATATCGCCGCTTATTTGAATAATAATAAGCTGACGATCACAGAAATTGCCCTGCAAGCACCAGACTTAGCGGAATTAGTTAAACTGATTGAAACGGGAACAATTAGTGGCAAAATTGCTAAGGAAATTTTACCGGAACTTCTCACCCAGGGCGGTTCACCAAAAACACTGGTGGAAAAGAAAGGATTAATACAAATTTCTGACAGTTCTGCGATCGAAAAACTGATCGAGGAAATTATCGCCTCCCATCCAAGCGAGTTAGAAAAATTCCGGGCGGGTAAAACCAATCTTAAGGGATTTTTTGTCGGTCAAGTCATGAAAAAAAGCGGCGGTAAAGCCGATCCTAAATTAACTAGCCAAATCTTAGATCAAAAACTTTCTGGTTAG
- the miaA gene encoding tRNA (adenosine(37)-N6)-dimethylallyltransferase MiaA, producing the protein MTTSSLPILIVICGATATGKSSLALQLAEKFNSVILSADSRQIYREFNIGTAKPSLEECQRIPHYLIDICDPQDNFTLAQYQEQAEDLISNLHYSPLFLVGGTGLYIKSIVKGLKIPRVSPQADLRQQLQALGQSYLYQILTQVDEEAAKKIHPHDQVRTLRALEVFYLTGKPISSQQGENPPTYPILQIGLDCSPESLGKRITVRTDQMIARGLVAEVQNLGDKYGWDLPLLQTLGYAEIKQYLLGEISLEQAIDLIILHTRQFAKRQRTWFRADADIVWFPIDKENLLKSVERKIILFLEGLSRPDIKTHHPD; encoded by the coding sequence ATGACTACTTCCTCTTTACCTATTTTAATTGTTATTTGTGGGGCAACTGCCACGGGAAAATCCAGTTTAGCCCTACAATTGGCCGAAAAGTTTAATTCAGTAATTCTCAGTGCCGATTCCCGACAAATCTATCGAGAATTTAATATTGGTACCGCTAAACCTAGCTTAGAAGAATGTCAGCGGATTCCCCATTATCTAATTGATATTTGTGATCCTCAAGATAATTTTACCCTAGCACAGTACCAAGAACAAGCTGAGGATTTAATCAGCAATCTCCACTATTCTCCTCTGTTTTTGGTCGGTGGTACGGGACTTTATATCAAGTCCATTGTCAAAGGTTTAAAAATACCGAGGGTTTCTCCTCAAGCGGATTTAAGACAGCAATTACAAGCTTTAGGGCAATCCTATCTTTATCAAATTCTGACGCAGGTAGATGAGGAGGCTGCTAAAAAAATTCATCCCCATGATCAGGTCAGGACTTTACGCGCTTTAGAGGTTTTTTATCTGACAGGAAAACCTATCTCTAGTCAGCAGGGAGAAAATCCTCCCACTTATCCGATTTTACAAATTGGTTTAGATTGTTCCCCAGAAAGTTTAGGCAAGCGGATCACTGTTCGTACTGATCAAATGATCGCCAGGGGATTAGTAGCAGAGGTGCAGAATTTGGGGGATAAATACGGTTGGGATTTGCCACTTTTGCAGACTTTGGGTTATGCAGAGATTAAGCAATATCTGCTCGGGGAAATTTCTTTAGAACAGGCGATCGATTTAATTATCCTCCACACCCGTCAATTTGCTAAACGTCAGCGCACTTGGTTTCGTGCCGATGCTGATATTGTCTGGTTTCCCATCGATAAAGAAAATTTATTGAAATCGGTAGAACGAAAAATTATTTTGTTTCTTGAGGGGTTGTCAAGGCCCGATATAAAAACACATCATCCTGATTAA
- a CDS encoding AI-2E family transporter, protein MKFGQWLGFICLIMALYVLWQIRQLLLLIFMAIVFTVALNRCVKGLQRLGIKRGLAILITLLTSLGIVILFFIIIVPPFIEQFQKLIELLPQAWDLVRNNSIQWRQQFQFDWLPSLPNLTDLFQQLQPLGTFVFSNFFTFFSNSVAAILQLLFVLVLAMMMLANPQPYRQAFLKLFPNFYRRRAEEILTLSEAGLGNWLLGIAISSTMVGLLSGFGLFVLQINLVLVHAILAGLLNFIPNIGPTASVIFPILIAVIDAPWKIVAILILYFIIQNVESYWLTPTVMAKQVSLLPAITLIAQIFFAQMFGILGLLLALPLTVVVKTWLDELLFKDILDQWDKVHNKS, encoded by the coding sequence GTGAAATTTGGTCAGTGGTTGGGGTTTATCTGTTTAATAATGGCTCTCTATGTATTGTGGCAGATTCGACAGCTGTTATTATTGATTTTTATGGCGATCGTGTTTACCGTAGCCTTAAATAGATGTGTTAAAGGATTGCAGAGATTGGGGATTAAAAGGGGTTTGGCTATTTTAATCACCCTGCTGACGAGTCTAGGAATTGTGATTTTATTTTTTATAATTATTGTTCCCCCCTTTATCGAACAGTTTCAAAAATTAATTGAACTTTTACCGCAAGCTTGGGATTTAGTCCGCAATAACTCGATTCAATGGCGACAACAATTTCAATTTGATTGGTTGCCATCGCTGCCTAATTTAACTGATTTATTCCAGCAGTTACAACCTTTAGGAACCTTTGTTTTTAGTAACTTTTTTACCTTCTTTTCTAACTCAGTTGCGGCAATTTTGCAATTATTATTCGTGCTGGTGTTAGCAATGATGATGTTAGCCAACCCCCAACCCTATCGACAAGCTTTCTTAAAATTATTTCCTAACTTCTATCGTCGTCGTGCCGAGGAAATTCTGACCCTATCGGAAGCGGGTTTGGGTAATTGGTTGTTGGGAATTGCCATTAGTTCAACTATGGTAGGGTTATTAAGTGGGTTCGGTCTTTTCGTTCTACAAATTAATCTAGTTCTCGTTCATGCTATCCTAGCAGGATTGCTCAATTTTATCCCTAATATCGGACCGACTGCTAGTGTGATTTTTCCCATTCTAATTGCTGTTATCGATGCACCTTGGAAAATTGTCGCTATTCTGATTCTCTATTTTATTATCCAAAATGTCGAAAGTTATTGGCTGACACCCACTGTCATGGCTAAACAGGTATCTTTACTACCGGCAATTACCCTAATTGCTCAAATTTTCTTTGCTCAAATGTTTGGCATCTTAGGTTTATTATTGGCTTTACCTTTGACAGTGGTAGTAAAAACATGGTTAGATGAATTATTATTCAAAGACATTTTAGATCAATGGGATAAAGTCCATAACAAATCTTAA
- a CDS encoding pyruvate kinase: MSLTLSEQLKREQLSYPQTLLHHLQKLRHFVTVEGEEKLQQWKNLIEKENFQPSTRNLAYYLALRQEDIRDLQLALMPWGLSSLGRIESKVLPTLDAVIATLGAVCHQEASLLPKHPPLEAFFQGDQLLASHSAEVFGLSSPRRRVRIMVTMPTEAATDPDFIAQLLRCGMDCIRINCAHDGPKEWQGMIENLREAVKNPENLVNGHTCKVYMDLAGPKIRLEEILAPQSQTKLYQGDFLLLTTQPPHTAHPQYFQANCSQPEIIPQIPVGAKVWIDDGHIGAEVIAIMPEGLLLKITHAREKGEKLKADKGLNFPDTVLNIDPLTAKDRQDLDFIAENADIIGYSFVQKASDIETLQLELQSRLGDAWRQKAIVAKIETPLAVKNLPELIIHAAGKQPFGVMIARGDLAVEIGYQRLAEIQEEILWLCEAAHIPVIWATQVLENLVKKSIPSRAEITDAAMAERAECVMLNKGKYIRKAVTILDDVLQRMQTHQAKKTPQLRALHSWV; the protein is encoded by the coding sequence ATGTCTTTAACTCTCTCAGAACAACTCAAACGAGAACAATTATCCTACCCCCAAACTCTCCTCCATCATCTGCAAAAGTTACGGCATTTTGTAACAGTAGAAGGAGAGGAGAAATTGCAGCAGTGGAAAAACCTGATTGAAAAGGAGAATTTTCAACCTAGCACCCGTAATTTAGCCTATTATCTCGCCCTGAGACAAGAAGATATCCGGGATTTACAATTAGCTTTAATGCCCTGGGGATTATCTTCCCTAGGCCGGATTGAATCGAAAGTTTTACCGACCCTCGATGCGGTAATTGCCACTTTAGGGGCGGTTTGTCATCAAGAAGCCTCATTATTACCCAAACATCCCCCTTTAGAGGCATTTTTCCAAGGAGATCAACTTTTAGCCTCCCATAGCGCCGAAGTTTTTGGTCTGTCTTCCCCCCGGCGTCGGGTGCGAATTATGGTGACAATGCCGACGGAAGCGGCAACCGACCCCGATTTTATCGCTCAATTACTGCGTTGCGGGATGGACTGTATTCGCATTAATTGCGCCCATGATGGCCCGAAAGAGTGGCAGGGAATGATCGAAAATCTGCGCGAGGCGGTCAAAAATCCCGAAAATTTAGTCAATGGACATACCTGTAAGGTTTATATGGACTTAGCCGGCCCGAAAATCCGTTTAGAAGAGATTTTAGCCCCCCAGTCCCAAACCAAACTATATCAAGGGGATTTTCTCCTCTTAACCACCCAACCGCCTCACACTGCCCATCCTCAGTATTTTCAGGCTAATTGTTCCCAACCGGAAATTATTCCCCAAATTCCCGTCGGGGCGAAAGTTTGGATTGATGATGGTCATATTGGGGCTGAAGTTATTGCCATAATGCCGGAAGGTCTTTTACTAAAAATTACCCACGCTAGGGAGAAAGGGGAAAAACTCAAAGCAGATAAAGGCCTAAATTTCCCCGATACCGTCTTAAATATCGATCCTTTGACCGCAAAAGACCGGCAAGATTTAGATTTTATTGCCGAAAATGCCGATATTATCGGTTACTCTTTTGTACAAAAAGCCAGCGATATCGAGACACTACAGCTAGAGTTACAAAGTCGTTTGGGGGATGCTTGGCGACAAAAAGCAATCGTGGCCAAAATAGAAACACCTTTAGCCGTGAAAAATCTTCCCGAATTAATCATCCATGCCGCCGGTAAACAACCTTTTGGGGTGATGATTGCCCGGGGTGATTTGGCTGTAGAAATTGGCTATCAAAGACTAGCAGAAATTCAAGAGGAAATTCTCTGGTTATGCGAAGCGGCCCATATTCCGGTAATTTGGGCCACCCAAGTCCTAGAAAATCTGGTCAAGAAAAGTATTCCTTCCCGGGCCGAGATTACCGATGCCGCTATGGCCGAAAGGGCTGAATGTGTCATGCTGAATAAGGGGAAATATATCCGCAAAGCGGTGACAATTCTCGATGATGTTTTACAGAGAATGCAGACCCACCAAGCTAAAAAAACCCCCCAATTACGCGCTCTCCATTCTTGGGTTTAG
- a CDS encoding pentapeptide repeat-containing protein yields MKELERYYKVLGLDHGASLDEINQAYKDLVFIWHPDRIPKDNQRLLEKATAKLQEINHAREQLRQIHQNSPKRSNSPPKTEKQPAHAYKTASPYQPHPSQPSQNSQTHSHKTHSQQTHSQQTHSQHSHSQNNHQVHNHAAWRPHYRDLNGADLQGANLKEKDFSSRSLIGADLSHADLSDSFLHKVNLEKANLYKANLFRANLLEANLKGANLQEANLIGADLSGADLSAADLRGAKIGFGKRIMVKLTGAILTGTILPDGSIHQ; encoded by the coding sequence ATGAAAGAATTGGAGCGATACTATAAAGTTTTAGGGTTAGATCATGGGGCATCTCTCGACGAGATCAATCAAGCCTACAAAGATTTGGTGTTTATTTGGCATCCCGATCGCATTCCCAAAGATAATCAGCGTCTTTTGGAAAAAGCCACCGCTAAACTGCAAGAAATTAACCACGCTAGGGAACAGTTACGGCAAATTCATCAAAATTCTCCTAAACGCTCCAATTCCCCCCCTAAAACTGAAAAACAGCCCGCCCACGCCTATAAAACTGCGTCCCCCTATCAGCCTCACCCTAGCCAACCCAGCCAAAATTCCCAAACCCACAGTCATAAAACCCATAGTCAACAAACCCACAGTCAACAAACCCACAGTCAACACAGCCACTCCCAGAATAACCATCAGGTCCACAATCATGCCGCCTGGCGCCCTCACTATCGGGATTTAAACGGAGCCGATTTACAGGGAGCTAACCTGAAGGAAAAAGATTTCTCTAGTCGCAGTCTCATCGGGGCAGATTTAAGCCATGCCGACTTAAGCGATAGCTTCCTGCACAAAGTTAACCTAGAAAAGGCTAATCTGTACAAAGCTAATCTTTTTCGCGCCAATCTCCTCGAAGCTAACCTTAAAGGCGCAAATTTACAGGAAGCCAATCTCATCGGAGCGGATTTAAGTGGGGCAGATCTGTCGGCGGCAGATTTACGCGGGGCAAAAATTGGCTTTGGTAAGCGTATTATGGTGAAATTAACTGGAGCAATTTTAACGGGAACAATTCTCCCCGATGGTTCGATTCATCAATGA
- a CDS encoding ParA family protein, producing MTSQLKPNGPKILAVVNGKGGVGKTTTAVNLAAIWGQNQRVLLVDADPQGSSTWWVERNQAGMVFDLAKQINTEKLGELRQIIEYDLIVIDTPPALRSELLTAVIAESDYLILPTPPAPMDLMALIDTVRTAVKPLGIAYRVLLTKVDSRSLKETLEAQNTLLELGIPACHAFVRNYKAHEKAVLDGVAITNWRGKNAQEASADYRRVAEELERDW from the coding sequence ATGACCTCGCAATTAAAGCCTAATGGCCCGAAAATTCTCGCTGTTGTCAACGGTAAAGGTGGTGTGGGTAAAACCACCACTGCGGTTAATTTAGCGGCAATTTGGGGGCAGAATCAGCGTGTTTTGCTGGTGGATGCGGATCCGCAGGGTTCCTCCACTTGGTGGGTAGAAAGAAATCAAGCGGGTATGGTATTTGATTTAGCCAAGCAAATTAATACAGAGAAATTAGGAGAATTGCGTCAAATTATCGAGTACGATCTGATCGTGATTGACACACCACCAGCTTTGCGTTCCGAATTACTTACCGCAGTCATAGCAGAATCAGATTATTTAATTTTACCGACTCCTCCCGCACCGATGGATTTAATGGCTTTAATTGACACGGTACGCACGGCAGTTAAACCCCTAGGAATTGCCTATCGGGTTTTATTAACAAAAGTGGATTCCCGTAGTCTTAAGGAAACTTTAGAAGCACAAAATACTTTATTAGAATTAGGTATTCCCGCCTGTCATGCTTTTGTCAGAAATTATAAGGCCCACGAAAAAGCCGTTTTAGACGGGGTTGCTATTACCAATTGGCGCGGTAAAAATGCCCAAGAAGCCAGCGCTGATTATCGTCGTGTAGCCGAAGAATTAGAACGAGATTGGTAG
- the ftsH3 gene encoding ATP-dependent zinc metalloprotease FtsH3, translating to MNKNGNNKKWRNAGLYALLLIVVLALASAFFDRQPAVQQTWKYSEFLQEVREGKVETVRLSADRQRAIVPTQDGANVLVNLPNDPQLINILAENNVDISVLPQREEGVWVRAFSSLFFPILLLVGLFFLLRRAQSGPGSQAMNFGKSKARVQMEPQTQVTFGDVAGIEGAKLELNEVVDFLKNADRFTAIGAKIPKGVLLVGPPGTGKTLLARAVAGEAGVPFFSISGSEFVEMFVGVGASRVRDLFEQAKANAPCIVFIDEIDAVGRQRGAGLGGGNDEREQTLNQLLTEMDGFEGNTGIIIIAATNRPDVLDAALLRPGRFDRQVVVDRPDYAGRKEILNVHSRGKTLAQDVDLDKIARRTPGFTGADLANLLNEAAILAARRNLTEISMDEINDAIDRVLAGPEKKNRVMSEKRKTLVAYHEAGHALVGALMPDYDPVQKISIIPRGRAGGLTWFTPSEDRMESGLYSRAYLQNQMAVALGGRLAEEIIFGEEEVTTGASNDLQQVARVARQMVTRFGMSDRLGPVALGRQNGNVFLGRDIASDRDFSDETAAAIDEEVRNLVEQAYRRAKEVLVNNRAILDQLAQMLVEKETVDAEELQNILAHNDVKMAALA from the coding sequence GTGAACAAAAACGGTAATAACAAAAAATGGCGCAATGCGGGACTATATGCCCTATTGTTAATCGTAGTCCTTGCCTTGGCCTCAGCTTTCTTCGATCGCCAGCCAGCAGTGCAACAGACTTGGAAGTATAGTGAATTTTTACAGGAAGTACGGGAAGGTAAAGTGGAAACCGTGCGCTTAAGTGCTGACCGGCAACGAGCGATCGTACCCACCCAAGATGGAGCAAATGTATTAGTTAACCTGCCCAACGATCCGCAATTAATCAACATCTTGGCAGAAAATAACGTTGATATTTCCGTACTGCCCCAAAGAGAAGAAGGAGTATGGGTAAGAGCCTTCAGTAGCCTATTTTTCCCTATATTGCTTCTTGTTGGTCTATTTTTCTTGCTCCGTCGCGCCCAAAGTGGTCCCGGTTCCCAAGCGATGAACTTCGGCAAATCGAAAGCAAGAGTACAGATGGAACCCCAAACCCAGGTTACTTTCGGTGATGTGGCCGGGATTGAAGGGGCAAAATTAGAATTAAACGAAGTGGTGGACTTCCTCAAAAATGCCGATCGCTTCACGGCAATTGGGGCAAAAATCCCCAAAGGAGTCCTTTTAGTCGGTCCTCCGGGGACAGGTAAAACCCTACTCGCTCGCGCAGTAGCTGGGGAAGCAGGAGTCCCGTTTTTTAGCATTTCCGGTTCGGAATTTGTGGAAATGTTCGTCGGGGTGGGTGCTTCTCGCGTCCGCGACCTATTTGAACAAGCGAAAGCGAATGCACCTTGTATCGTCTTTATCGATGAGATTGATGCTGTCGGTCGTCAACGGGGCGCCGGTTTAGGGGGTGGTAACGATGAACGGGAACAAACCCTCAACCAATTATTAACGGAAATGGACGGTTTTGAAGGTAATACAGGTATTATCATTATCGCCGCCACTAACCGTCCTGATGTGCTGGATGCCGCTTTATTACGTCCGGGTCGTTTCGATCGCCAAGTGGTGGTGGATCGTCCCGATTACGCTGGCCGTAAGGAAATCCTTAATGTCCACTCCAGAGGCAAAACTTTGGCCCAAGACGTGGATCTCGATAAAATCGCTCGTCGTACCCCCGGTTTTACCGGTGCCGATCTAGCTAATTTGCTCAACGAAGCCGCAATTTTAGCGGCACGTCGCAATTTAACCGAGATTTCCATGGATGAGATCAACGATGCGATCGATCGTGTCCTAGCAGGTCCTGAGAAGAAAAATCGCGTCATGAGTGAAAAACGCAAAACCTTAGTTGCTTACCATGAAGCTGGTCACGCTTTGGTGGGTGCTTTGATGCCGGATTACGATCCCGTCCAGAAAATTAGTATTATTCCTCGCGGTCGCGCTGGGGGTTTAACTTGGTTCACTCCTAGCGAGGATCGCATGGAATCCGGGTTATATTCTCGCGCTTATCTGCAAAATCAGATGGCTGTAGCTTTGGGGGGTCGTTTAGCTGAAGAAATTATCTTCGGTGAGGAGGAAGTGACTACGGGTGCTTCTAATGACCTGCAACAGGTGGCACGAGTAGCGCGGCAAATGGTCACTCGTTTCGGCATGAGCGATCGCCTAGGACCGGTGGCCTTAGGTCGTCAAAATGGTAATGTTTTCCTAGGTCGTGATATCGCTTCCGATCGAGATTTCTCCGATGAAACTGCGGCAGCTATTGACGAGGAAGTGCGTAACCTAGTAGAACAGGCCTATCGTCGCGCTAAAGAGGTTTTAGTCAATAACCGCGCCATCTTAGACCAGTTAGCGCAAATGTTAGTGGAAAAAGAAACCGTGGACGCGGAGGAGTTACAAAATATCCTCGCTCATAACGATGTGAAAATGGCGGCTTTAGCTTAA
- a CDS encoding DUF2079 domain-containing protein — MHKKNDLFWLIGCATIILFICSAVRHILFQSNALDLGWFDQGVYLISQGKPPIISFVGYHILGDHIAFILYPIALLYKIYPSVYWLLFLQAFSLSLGAFPLWQLAIQAGLKEKQAYTLALVYLLYPLIFNVNLFDFHPEVIAVPAIFWTILAARLNNLWGFCLGIIIILGCKAILSLTLLGMGIWLLLWEKKKIPGIIAMITGILWFIITTKLLIPLLTGKSAVIEMADSRYSYLGDSLPAIIFNLFLKPDLVLGKIFTGNNLEYLILLIIPLVWGLSWRYSAPIIAAIPALALNLLADHAPQKNLTTQYSLPILPFLFLAVIATLAHNSSWLKQPKWIITWAIIAFFALAKYGYFWSLYLNSLDTWSATQKALTQITTSESVLTTSRIAPHLTHREMIKLAIEGSQSLDLNQFNYILLDRRHPGWSSSPELIDDHLNKLHQNENFQLILNQDDVFLYRALTTPQETK, encoded by the coding sequence ATGCACAAAAAAAATGATTTATTTTGGTTAATTGGTTGCGCTACAATAATCCTGTTTATTTGCAGTGCTGTCAGACATATTTTATTTCAATCTAATGCTCTCGATCTTGGTTGGTTTGATCAAGGAGTTTACCTAATTTCTCAAGGTAAACCACCGATTATATCTTTTGTTGGCTACCATATTTTAGGCGATCATATCGCTTTTATTCTCTATCCTATAGCCTTACTTTATAAAATTTATCCTAGCGTTTATTGGCTGCTTTTCTTACAAGCTTTTTCCCTTTCTCTTGGTGCTTTTCCCCTCTGGCAATTGGCAATACAAGCGGGATTAAAAGAAAAACAAGCTTATACATTAGCCTTAGTTTATCTGCTCTATCCCCTAATTTTTAATGTTAATCTCTTTGATTTTCATCCAGAAGTTATAGCAGTTCCAGCCATTTTTTGGACAATTTTGGCTGCAAGATTAAATAATCTCTGGGGATTTTGTCTAGGAATCATTATTATTCTCGGTTGTAAAGCAATTCTCTCTTTAACATTGTTGGGAATGGGTATCTGGTTACTTCTCTGGGAAAAGAAAAAAATCCCCGGAATAATTGCCATGATTACTGGCATTCTTTGGTTTATTATCACCACGAAGTTATTAATTCCCCTCCTGACAGGAAAATCGGCAGTTATTGAAATGGCTGATTCTCGATATAGTTATCTAGGAGATAGTTTGCCAGCAATTATCTTTAATCTTTTCCTCAAACCCGATCTTGTCTTAGGAAAAATCTTTACTGGCAACAATCTAGAATACCTCATCCTATTAATTATTCCCTTAGTTTGGGGTTTATCCTGGCGCTATTCTGCCCCAATAATTGCTGCTATTCCCGCACTCGCTTTAAATTTATTAGCAGATCATGCCCCACAAAAAAACTTAACCACTCAATATTCCCTGCCAATTTTGCCCTTTTTATTTCTAGCGGTTATCGCCACTTTAGCCCATAATAGCAGCTGGTTGAAGCAGCCTAAATGGATAATTACTTGGGCAATTATTGCCTTTTTTGCCTTAGCTAAATACGGCTATTTTTGGTCACTGTATTTAAATTCCCTCGATACTTGGTCCGCCACCCAAAAAGCTCTAACCCAAATTACCACCAGTGAGAGTGTCTTGACTACTTCTAGAATTGCCCCCCATCTTACCCATCGAGAAATGATCAAATTAGCGATCGAAGGTTCCCAATCCCTAGATTTAAATCAATTTAATTATATCCTACTCGATCGCCGTCATCCCGGTTGGTCTAGTTCACCAGAACTAATTGATGATCACTTAAATAAACTGCATCAAAATGAGAACTTTCAGTTAATCCTTAATCAGGATGATGTGTTTTTATATCGGGCCTTGACAACCCCTCAAGAAACAAAATAA